From a region of the Bombus terrestris chromosome 8, iyBomTerr1.2, whole genome shotgun sequence genome:
- the LOC100642760 gene encoding superoxide dismutase [Cu-Zn], chloroplastic — MYIPFTFCIYSPRLKEYFIMNRIIILLTFIAQLKAAHVHLVPNNAKTKNVTGELTLVQCENNLIEITGKVYGLTPGLHGIHVHEKGDLRDGCMSTGPHFNPENVTHGGQNSPVRHVGDLGNILANESGVADVNIKDSIISFTGNNNIIGRAIVVHSGEDDLGKGSSPLSASTGNSGDRWACGIIKAE; from the exons ATGTACATTCCTTTCACTTTCTGCATTTATTCTCCAAGATTGAAAG AATATTTCATCATGAATCGAATAATCATACTGCTCACTTTCATTGCGCAA CTAAAGGCTGCACACGTCCATTTGGTACCAAATAACgctaaaacgaaaaatgtaacAGGGGAACTAACTTTGGTTCAATGCGAGAATAACTTAATTGAAATTACCGGAAAAGTATATGGACTTACACCAGGATTACATGGTATCCATGTACACGAAAAGGGAGACTTACGAGATGGTTGTATGTCTACCGGCCCACATTTCAATCCTGAGAAT GTCACTCACGGTGGACAAAATAGTCCAGTGAGACATGTTGGCGATTTAGGTAACATATTAGCAAACGAAAGCGGAGTTGCCGATGTAAATATCAAagattctattatttcttttactgGAAATAACAATATCATAGGACGTGCAATTGTCGTTCATTCCGGCGAAGATGATCTTGGAAAAGGCAGCAGTCCTCTTTCTGCGTCTACTGGAAATTCTGGAGATCGCTGGGCTTGCGGTATAATCAAAGCTGAATAA
- the LOC100643576 gene encoding S-adenosylmethionine mitochondrial carrier protein, translating into MTLETIDTKFTFTMSLIAGGLAGTSVDVILHPLDTLKTRLQSKQGFAKSGGFSNLYKGILPVIIGSAPSASLFFVTYEGIKNITQCRVPEKYHLFLHMGSASLAEMVACLIRVPVEVIKQRRQVSMLNRQDINLRLLYSCYWSTILRDMPFSLIQFPIWEYFKKVWSLHVDREILPIESAICGAIAGGISATATTPLDVIKTRIMLSHGNGNTSKLKILYVLKDIYRDKGFHGLFAGVGPRVMWIIMGGFIFFGSYEKVKTIGIRYCLYS; encoded by the exons atgaCGTTGGAAACAATAGATACGAAATTTACTTTCACTATGTCTTTAATA GCAGGAGGACTGGCTGGGACATCTGTCGATGTAATATTACATCCATTAGACACATTAAAAACACGTCTACAATCTAAGCAAGGATTTGCAAAATCAGGAGGATTTTCTAATCTTTATAAAGGAATTCTTCCAGTAATAATTGGATCTGCACCAAGCG CATCATTATTTTTCGTCACATATGaaggtattaaaaatataacgcAATGTAGAGTACCTGAGAAATATCATTTGTTCCTTCACATGGGTTCAGCATCTTTAGCAGAAATG GTGGCCTGTTTAATAAGAGTACCTGTGGAAGTAATAAAACAAAGGAGACAAGTTTCAATGCTAAATAGACAAGATATTAATCTTAGATTATTATATAGTTGTTATTGGAGCACTATATTAAGAGATATGCCTTTTAGTTTAATACAATTTCCAATATGGGAATACTTTAAGAAAGTTTGGAGTTTGCATGTTGACAGAGAAATTCTTCCTATAGAAAGTGCAATATGTGGAGCAATTGCAG GTGGTATTTCTGCTACTGCTACTACACCACTAGATGTTATAAAAACAAGAATAATGCTTTCACATGGAAATGGAAatacttcaaaattaaaaatactatatgtattaaaagatatatatagagATAAAGGTTTTCATGG ACTTTTTGCTGGTGTGGGTCCCAGAGTAATGTGGATAATTATGGGAGGATTTATCTTCTTTGGAAGTTATGAAAAGGTAAAAACTATAGGAATAAGATATTGCCTATATTCATAG
- the LOC100643083 gene encoding uncharacterized protein LOC100643083, which translates to MATVNRINDLKLIQLVKEHELLYNSSAENYGSNAARSDVWKEIARIMGLPTSRCKRRWIIIKDQYLRFLRRKPTVRKKRSSKPYQYQFEMDFLKPHLKQTSLYGWLPEFYTHDVRRSPRISDTIIENANLNNTNNRKSRSESISVITLPSNSLPTQLSNSNSKNAYEKPRIIGSSSLVMEYANDKQCETRDVLTKYFETVAETVREFPPTLQVKVKSEISKIVHQAEMEYIHQIQLQPYGQLINSFPEPEQMPFNNVMNSQYTIEHALTKIEHPG; encoded by the exons ATGGCGACTGTAAATAG gaTAAATGACTTAAAATTAATACAACTTGTGAAAGAACATGAACTATTATACAATTCTTCTGCTGAGAATTATGGATCTAACGCCGCACGAAGTGATGTATGGAAAGAAATTGCGAGGATTATGGGATTACCAA CTTCACGATGTAAAAGGAGATGGATTATTATTAAAGATCAATATCTAAGATTTTTACGGAGGAAACCAACAGTAAGAAAAAAACGGTCTTCAAAACCATATCAGTATCAATTTGAAATGGATTTCTTAAAGCCACATTTGAAGCAAACATCATTATATGGATGGTTACCAGAATTTTATACTCACGATGTGCGAAGATCGCCTCGAATTTCAGATACGATAATAGAAAATGCCAATTTAAACAACACCAATAATAGAAAATCAAGATCTGAATCGATATCTGTAATCACTTTACCATCGAATTCTCTTCCAACTCaactttcaaattcaaattcaaagaaCGCATATGAGAAACCTCGTATAATCGGATCTTCATCCCTCGTAATGGAATATGCAAATGATAAACAATGTGAAACTCGTGATGTTCTAACGAAATACTTCGAAACTGTAGCTGAAACAGTTCGAGAATTTCCACCAACGTTACAAGTGAAAGTAAAATCAGAAATATCAAAGATAGTTCATCAAGCTGAAATGGAATATATTCATCAAATTCAACTACAACCATATGGACAATTGATAAACAGTTTTCCAGAACCCGAGCAAATGCCTTttaataacgttatgaattcgCAATACACAATCGAACATGctttaacaaaaattgaacaTCCCGGATGA
- the LOC100643204 gene encoding hydroxysteroid dehydrogenase-like protein 2 — protein sequence MTVLRFICNMINTGKLAGRTIFITGATRGIGKNIALKAAKDGANIVIAAKTAEPHPKLPGTIYTAAKEIEQMGGKALPCIVDVRDEAQVVSAVENAVNKFGGIDIVINNASAISLTGTEFTDMKKYDLMNNINARGTFLVSKICLPYLKKSTNPHIVNISPPLSMKPIWFKNHVAYTISKFGMSMCALGMAEEFKDIGIAVNAVWPKTAIYTAAVAMLSGAESSNYSRKPDIMGDAVYALICKDSKSITGQFLIDEEILKNEGITDFTDYACNPENKDKLMLDFFVDENLESLGSEVHSLYKLTQKDIQDINKTNGKIAQIFSVIQANLNSDLVNKTGAIFQFNVRGSEAGTWFLDLKTGQGSAGRGEPSQSPDATLTMDSDNFFAMFSGKLKPTSAFVMGKLRISGDLQKAMKLEKLMNLLKSKL from the exons aTGACAGTTCTTCGATTTATTTGCAATATGATCAATACGGG aaaacTTGCTGGCCGCACAATCTTTATTACTGGTGCAACAAGAGGAATTGGGAAAAATATTGCCTTGAAAGCTGCAAAAGATGGGGCAAATATCGTCATTGCAGCTAAAACTGCAGAGCCACATCCAAAGTTACCAGGCACCATATACACTGCTGCCAAAGAga TTGAGCAAATGGGTGGTAAAGCATTACCTTGCATCGTAGATGTAAGAGATGAAGCACAAGTAGTGTCTGCAGTAGAAAATGCTGTTAACAAATTTGGTGGTATTGACATTGTTATTAATAATGCCAGTGCAATTTCTTTAACAGGCACAGAATTTACAGATATGAAAAAGTATGATCTTATGAATAACATCAATGCCAGAGGAACATTTTTAGT gTCCAAGATATGTTTaccttatttaaaaaaaagcacAAATCCCCATATAGTAAACATCAGTCCACCATTAAGTATGAAACCAATATGGTTTAAAAATCACGTTGCGTATACAATATCTAAATTTGGAATGTCAATGTGTGCTCTTGGCATGGCTGAAGAATTTAAGGATATTGGCATTGCTGTAAATGCTGTCTGGCCAAAGACTg CTATTTATACTGCCGCGGTTGCAATGTTATCTGGTGCTGAATCAAGTAATTACAGTCGTAAACCTGATATAATGGGAGATGCTGTGTATGCTTTGATTTGTAAAGATAGTAAATCTATTACTGGGCAATTTTTAATTgatgaagaaatattaaaaaatgaggGAATCACGGATTTCACAGATTATGCATGTAATCCAG aaaataaagataaattaatgCTAGATTTCTTTGTGGATGAAAATTTGGAGTCTTTGGGTTCAGAAGTTCATTCATTATATAAACTAACACAAAAAGATATACAggatattaataaaacaaacggaaaaattgcacaaatatttAGCGTTATTCAAGCAAACTTGAATAGTGATCTTGTTAACAAAACAGGCGCCATATTTCAATTCAATGTCAGAG GTAGTGAAGCTGGTACATGGTTTTTGGATCTTAAAACTGGACAAGGTTCGGCAGGTAGAGGAGAACCTAGTCAGTCACCAGATGCTACATTAACAATGGATTCTGATAACTTTTTTGCAATGTTTTCtg GAAAATTGAAACCGACATCAGCATTTGTAATGGGAAAATTGAGAATTAGTGGAGACCTTCAAAAAGCaatgaaattggaaaaattaatgAATCTATTAAAGTCTAAACTTTAA
- the LOC105666011 gene encoding RING finger protein narya: protein MDMFICNKCFATPHRGKKPFCLTQCGHIYCNGCIQQAEKQCPQCQQIDIFSVELQQPSLSKVENFFAPLNESLESLHKICGFQNNQMKIMIQRFHEIDKKYETLKSHYYSLTQNMKMVRDKYIKLKMENTEQKKKLMSFEMQNRTLNSLSDVSTPIKSGNNRSSKMRPASNSYFSCGANMSSQSFDVRKGNAMFEGFRIPYPHIVRSVGSRGTSDTNSTYL from the exons ATGGATATGTTTATATGTAACAAGTGTTTTGCCACACCACATAGAGGGAAAAAACCATTTTGCTTGACTCAATGCGGTCACATATATTGTAATGGATGCATACAACAAG CTGAAAAACAGTGTCCTCAATGTCAGCAGATTGATATTTTTTCTGTCGAGTTACAGCAACCATCATTGTCGAAAGTAGAGAATTTCTTTGCTCCATTGAATGAATCATTGGAATCATTACACAAAATATGTGGTTTTCAGAATaatcaaatgaaaattatgataCAACGCTTTCATGAAATC GACAAAAAATACGAAACATTGAAGTCCCACTACTATAGCTTAACTCAAAACATGAAAATGGTGagagataaatatattaaactgaaaatggaaaatactgaacaaaaaaagaaattaatgtcTTTCGAGATGCAAAATAGAACTTTAAACTCTTTAAGTGATGTATCTACACCAATAAAATCGGGCAACAACAGAAGTTCAAAAATGAG ACCTGcatcaaattcatatttttcgtgtGGGGCGAATATGTCGAGTCAATCATTTGACGTGAGAAAGGGAAACGCAATGTTCGAAGGTTTTCGTATTCCTTATCCTCATATAGTACGATCAGTTGGTTCTCGTGGAACTTCAGATACCAATTCTACTTACCTTTAG